CATCTTCTAGCCGATAAATTGGTTTACGAGAAAGTCCGCGCAGCTACCGGAGGAAAAATGAAGCAATTCATCTCTGGAGGTGGTTCCCTAGCTTTACACCTAGATCGGTTTTTCGAGATGGTAGGGATCGAAATCTTAGTTGGTTACGGATTAACTGAAACTTCCCCAGTTACTAATGTACGTCGTCCGTGGCGCAACTTGAGAGGATCGGCAGGACCTGCCATACCAGGAACAGAAGTGAAAATAGTCGATCCACAAACCCGTCAACCCCTACCTCAAGGAAGTCGAGGCTTAGTCATGCTTCGCGGCCCCCAAATCATGCAAGGATATTACCAAAATCCTGAAGCCACAGCTAAAGCTATAGACAAAGAGGGGTGGTTTGACAGTGGGGATTTGGGTTGGGTGACTCCAGATGGAGATTTAGTTTTGACAGGCAGGGAAAAAGATACAATTGTCCTGACTAACGGCGAAAATATCGAACCCCAACCCATCGAAGATGCTTGTCTGCGGAGTCCCTATATCTCCCAAATCATGCTCGTCGGACAAGATCGCCGTTCTGTAGGCGCTTTGATTGTACCTAACCTAGAAGCATTGCAGCAATGGGCACAAACTCGAAATCTTCATTTATCAGTGAGTGAGGAAACCGCACCTGCTAATACCCAGGTAGTTGACTGCAATAGTAAGATCGTGCAGGACTTATTGCGTCAAGAGTTGAACCGAGAAGTCCAAAATCGTCCTGGTTATCGCCTAGACGATCGCATTGGACCATTTCGCCTGATTCTATCACCATTCTCCATTGAAAATGGGATGCTGACTCAAACTTTAAAAGTTCGCCGTCCTGTCGTCACGGAACGCTATCGCGATATCATTGACGGGATGTTTAAAAATTAGCCTTACCTCGCCCTTTTTTCAGATTATCAGACGAGACAAATCATCATGGATTTATCATCATCTCAGTTATTTCTTAAAAGACCAGTGACAATTAAAGCAGTTGTGACTCCTCGTTGGAAAGAAGAAGCTCAACAGCAACTACAAGGACAAATCAATGCTATAGACGGGGAAATGCAACAATTAGATATGCAGGGAAATCGCGCGATCGCCGAAATCAAAAAGCAAAGCATCCAACCCCCAGGACCCCAAGTTACCCAACAAATCGAAAGTATTCAAGGTCAAGTTAACGAACGCAAAAGTGAAATGTTGGAGCAAAAAAACCAACTTTTACAACAGCTACAACAAGTTCAAGTTTTAGAAATGAACCAAGAAGTCAATCAAGGTCAGATTGAAGGTATATTCACAGTTGAACGTGGAGAAAACCTGATTCAAAAGATGCAGGTAGAAGTTCTCCTCAGAGATGGAGTGGTTGAAGAAATTCGCGGCGAATTGTAGCTTTTAGTAGCATTGTGGGGGGCAGGCATCTTGCCTGCCTAAAAATATAGCATAATCCATATATTTCTCTATACACTTTCCTTTTTCTAACCCACGCACTTAAAGGATGAGAATTACTAATTTCCAAAAATGAAAGGCGATTGCGCCTAAATTCTGGAAAAAGTCTGCAATATGTGCCAAATGTGAGCGCTTTTGTCTGCTAAGCGTTCTCTCATCTTCAGATAAAATATCAGTTGCTTGAGTCTGAATTTAATATCGAACAGCGATTTTTGAGGTGTAGATAAATCGTCTGCATCTGTAAATAAAGACGCGCAAACTTGTTCTACCAAATCAATAGCGGTTGAGTCAGCCTGAATTTTGACTAATATCTCTTCTGGTAAAGTTGCATCAAACAGATTTCTGGCTAATAGCAAACCAAACCATAGCATCCGCACCGCACCGATCGCTACAGCCTGTTGGATAACTTGTTCCCAATCGAGTTGTTTATTAGTTTCAAGTAGTTTAGCAATATCGCAGACTTTGGCTAGATGTTCTATCTGTTGTTCTCTTTCCCAACAATCTTTAGCTATCTGAATGCAAAGAATTACTAACAAATCTTCAGCCGAAAAGCTAAATACACTTCTTTCAAATAAAGCTACAGGTTGCACGCGCTGCCAATAAGCTTCAAAATCAATTTCTAAGGGGAAATAAAATGGCGTTAATCCCCAGTGGAGATCTACTTCAATCTTAGTGTCTGGATGGGAAAAACTATGTTCTCTATCAAACTTTTCCTTGAGAAGATATCCTAGAGATATGAGTAATTCTCTACTTTGATGAAAATCCTGCTGATGAACTAAAAGATCGATGTCGTAGACTTGTCGCAGGGATAGTTTGCCATAAACTGAATTAGCCAGGATAGTTCCTTTATAAGGAATAACGCGAATTCCTCTTTCTTGGAACATATCTAATAATCTACTCAGTTCGTTAGTTATAACTAAATTTTGTCGGGAGTTTGCATAAAAGCGACCTCGCAAATCTCTAAAAACTGGTGGGGGAACAGCTTGAGGACAAGTCGTGTTGAGGCGGCAATAAAGTAACTGGATTAACCTATGTTTTTCAGCTATTTGAAGGAGATGATTCCAATCAATATCGCCAGCAACTAAAGCTTGAATCCGCTTATTTATTGTAGGGTCTAAACCAGTTTGCACGCAACATAAAAATAACTCTCCTTCGGAACTAATATTTGTCGCTAATGGTTTTGGTAAAACTTTTAAATTTGTCATCATCGAGCAACTTCTCTACACTAAAATTTCATAGTAAACTTGTATATTTAAGGATTTAAACTCTATGTGTTTTAGATCATTCGTGAAAAGATTCAAAATCTAGTTTTCAATATCAACCTCGGTTCCCACTTTTTCCAAAATTTTAAAGTATTTTTTAGAGCAAAAGTGAAGATTTCAAAAGTATTTATTGCTCATTTTTTGGCATATATAAATTAAATCTGGTCTGGAAATTCATGGTTTTAATAAACTTTAACTCCTGGAAGATTGACTCGAATTTTATAAATAGAAGTACCAGCCGTGATATAAAGAGTTTGGCGATCACTATCCCCCCAAGCACAGTTAGCGGGTATTTCTGGGGTGATAATAGTTCCTAAATGACTACCTTGAGGATCGAAAACCCATACCCCTCTGGCTCCCGTACAATAGATGTTTCCCTCTACGTCTACCTTCATCCCATCTGGTAAACCTACATCGGGAACGTTCATATCGTAGAAGAGGCGATCGCCTCTTAGTGTACCATCAGCTAAAATATTAAATACGCGAATATGACGGCGTTCTGAATCATCAATATAAAGCTGTTTTTGATCAGGTGAAAAGGCTAAACCATTGGGTTTTTTAAAATCATCAGCGACGATACTCAATTGCTTCCCATCAGGTGACAGACGGTAAACTCCTTGAATTGGCTGTTCTTGCTCATCGGCTGCGATACCATAAGGCGGATCTGTGAAGTAGATACTACCATCGCTTTTTACTATTACGTCATTAGGACTATTCAGTTTTTTTCCTTGGAATTTATCTGCTAAAACAGTAATTGAACCATCTTTTTCAGTTCGTGTAACTCGTCGATTACTATGTTCGCAAGCAATTAGCCGACCTTGCCGATCTCTGGTTAAACCATTAGAATTACCACTAGGTTGTCTAAAGATCGTGATTCCACCATCAGCAGTCATCTGAAAGATTTGGTTAGCTGGAATATCGCTGAAGAGAAGATATTGTGCTTCAGAAAACCAAATTGGTCCTTCAGTAAACTTAAACCCCGTTGCTATACGTTTAAGTTGAGCATTTCTAGGAAATAGATGGTAGAAGTTAGGAGATTGAGCAGCTAGACAATTAATACTAAATCGATCTTTAATCCATTTTTTAACACGTAACATTTGTCTTTTTACCCTCATCATAATTGTATTTATTCAGGTGAAATTGGCACAAGACAATAACTGTACGATGATACTCCAGCATCAATTTTAATAACGCTTCCAGTAGTAAATTTGGAAAAATATTCTGATGCCAAATAAACTGCGGCTCTACCTATATAACAAGGATTAATAGAAGTATGATGTAAAGGAGCATAGTGATGATATTTTGCCTTTCCTTCTTCATCTTCTGCTACCAAACCAGGTGCTATTCCATTGACTCTAATGCCAGCAGGTGCCAAATCTACAGCTAGTTCTTGAATAATCATTCCTAATGCAGCTTTAGAAGAACTGTAACTGGGAAAACCTATAGTTATCCATTGATGTATAGAAGTCACGAAGATAATAGAACCGTGTCTCGAATTTTGCATCATCATCTTGGCAATATTTTTAGTTAAATATATAGGACCAAAAATGTTGGTATTAAATGTCTGATACCACTCTTTCAAGTCAAGATTAATTATTTGTTTGGTTTCCAACTGAATGCCAACATTATTAACTAAAATATCGATATAAATTTCCTGTTCATGTAATATATTTAATAGTCGATTGATATCTTCGATTTTAGAAATATCAGAAACAAATCCTTGAGATTCAACTTGGTAACTTGCTAATTCCTGTTCCAACTCTGTACAAGATTGTGGATTAAGATCGGTAAAGAAAATATTAGCTCCTTGTTTAGCCATCTCTATTGCTATGCTTTTACCAATATTTTTGCCAGCACCAGTGATTAAGACATTTTTACCAGACAAAAGTTGATTATCTATCACTAATGATGGTTCCAGATCTGATTTATGAACTACAGATTTAGCTGGTTTTACACCATCTTTAAGAATACTTAAAGCTAGTTTAATGCGCTCTTTAAAATTCATATTTTAAACTTGAAAATTTCCAATTTTTAGAGCGATTAATTATCTAGTTTTTGTTTAGCTGCACGTCTTCTATCGAGAGAAGCTTTGATAATGTGTACGTACTGACTAACATTTTGACGTTGTTGAACTCCTTTATTGGCAGTGTGTAATCGCCTTAGTGTGACTAAATCTGGAAGCATCATTGTCTTGAGATTTAACTCAGTCGCGCGCACATACCAATCGATAAATTCTCCTATTTCCCAGTTAGTATGAAACTGACCTACACGAGTAAAAGCCTCTCGTTTAATTAGTACGGCTGAGGGGATATTTCCTGGCATTAATTCAGGCGGACAATAGATTTTAGCTTTAGTAGTTTCATCTAATTCTGGACTGTGAAACTGTTTGACTTGTCCCATCACAATATCAAAGTCAGGATTACTATTGAAAGCTGCTATTTGGATTGCTAGTTTATCTTCTAGCCACAAATCATCAGCATCCAGAAAAGCGATGAATTCTCCTAATGCCAATTCTATGCCATAATTTCGTGCAGCACCGCTACCACTATTAGGTTGAAAATAGTAGCGAACTAATGAGGTAAAACTCTGCGCTACCTCTGCGCTACTATCAGTTGAACCATCATCAACTACAATAATTTCGATGGATTTATAGGTTTGTGATAAGACACTTTCAATGGCTGCTTTGAGATAGCGATCGCCGTTGTAAACTGGGATAATTACGCTTACTAAATCAGTCTTATTCATCTTGTTTTTTCCTAGACAAATTCCGCTTGCGTTCGATTGATTGCTTTAAGAGTTTTAGTAAATTCTGATTATTAACTGATGAGGTTAAAGAGAGATTAGTATTATGAACTCGTTTATGAAGTAAAACTTGTTCTAGTGCTGCATTTTTAACTTGTCGATCGTTGGCTCTAGCAAACCAATCAACATCTTCTGCTACACTAAAGTTAGGATTTAATTTACCTATTTGACTGAACAAGGTTTTTCTAGCTACCAAAGTTTCCATGATATAGCCAACGCGATCGCCTGTCAGTAACTCTTCCCTAAAACCAGGTGGAATTGCATGACCTTCTTCTAAGAAAAACTTGACTCTAGCTACTGTATATTGAACGTCTGGATGCTCTAGTAAGTAATTTATTTGGAGAGTTAATTTATCCTGTGTCCACAAATCGTCGTGAGATAAAAAGGCAATAAATTCTCCTTCAGCAGCATCAATTCCCAGATTATAAGCATCAGCAATTCCTGCACCTGTTTGCCGTAAATAGCAAATTTGCTGGTAAGATTTAGCAATTGTTTCTGTATCATCTGTAGAATTGCCATCCACCACTATAATTTCATAAGGTTGATAGCTTTGGGCTAAAACACTTTCAATTGCATTTCTTAAATAGCGATCGCCATTTCTGACAACAATAATGACACTAACTAAACGATCGTTCATTAGTAAGTTTAGTAGAGTTTTTTGAGGTTAAATTTACGAGAACCAATTATTGCTTAGCATTGGGCCAACCTGTTTCTTCAACTTCGTGGATCGGATCTAGCAAAAGTAGATCTTGCATATCTGTAAATTTTTCTAAGGTTGGCGGCTCAAATTTAGCCTTGTCTTTTATTGTATTGCTGGGAGTTTCTTGAGTGCCATTGTTAGCGATCGCTGCTGTATTTGCTGATTCCAAAACTATTAACTTTTCTAGCTGTAGTTTTTCTATAAATATATCTATAGAAGCTTTGATTTCTTCATAGCTGCCATCATAGCGATGGGATATTTCAGTAATTAAATTGTCTTGAGAAATACCTCTGGCAATTCCATCCCAAATATCGGCACCTACTTTCGCTAAACTGTAATAATCCCCTCGATCGAGGTTAACTACTACGACTTCACCCTCTATTGTTTCATGCACAACTTTGGGACTATTGATTCTAAAGGTGGGAGACATACTTACGATTGCTTTCCTAGATTTTCAGTTCAAAAAGTAATTAAAGTTACATATAATAACTTTCTGTTAAATACAAGTTTAACTACTTTTAACCTGACTCCGCAATTATCTTTGTGGAAATTTCAGTAGTACCGGAATGGCGAACGAGAGGTACTTCTGGGATCTTCGTGATTAAGCCAAACTAGAGAAGAGCGATCGCCTCCCTCATCAATTACATCTCAATAAAGGGTAAAATGTCTTCTCCAGCCACCTTGCAATTACCTGCTGCATGATTTACCCAAGTCCTCGTCCTGAAATTCCTGCATCTACTTGGAATCGTCCCATCGGTTTAGGTTGGGAAAAACCTTACACGGTGCGCTATGCAAGCAATCTAGACGATGGACCTTGGCATGGAATGCCTTTGGGTGGTTTTGGCGCGGGGTGTTTGGGACGTTCTTCTCGCGGCGATTTTAACCTGTGGCATATTGACGGTGGAGAACATATTTTTCGCAGCCTTCCAGCTTGTCAATTTAGCGTGTTTGAACGGGTGGGAGACGAACAGCCTCAAGCTTATGCACTATCTACCCAAGCGCCGGAAGATGGTAGTTTATCCCAATGGCAATGGTATCCCGATGAAGGTAGGGGCGCAATGCATTGCGCCCCTACAGGGACTTATCATGCTTTATATCCTCGCAGTTGGTTTGAATACGAGAATGTATTTCAATCTCAACTGACTTGCGAACAATATTCGCCGATTTGGGCGCATAATTATCAAGAAAGTAGCTATCCGGTAGGCGTGTTTGAATGGACGGCGCACAATCCAACGGATAAGCCGATTACCATCAGTATAATGCTGAGTTGGCAAAATACGGCGGGTTGGTTCAGCAATGCCATTAAAACTCCTCAAGTTAAAGTCAGGGATGATGGCAGTCCCGAATACGAGTATCAGCCACGCTGGGGAGATAGTACGGGGAATCTGAATCAGTGGATTGTGGATGGGTTTCGGGTAGGGTGCTTGTGCGATCGCTTGCGGTTGGGGGATGATGTAGAAGAAGGTGAAGGACAGTGGGCGATCGCTTCGATTGTCAATCCCAGCGTCGAAGTGTTCTATCATACCCGTTGGAACCCCCAGGGAAATGGATCTGAGGTTTGGGATACTTTTGCTAGCGATGGTTCTTTAGCGGATTATCAAGACGAAACGCCAGCCGCACCAGGAGAACAAATTGCAGGGGCGATCGCGATTCGGTTTACAATTAAACCTGGAAAAACTCGTAAAATACCTTTTATTTTAGCTTGGGATTTTCCCATCACTGAGTTTGCGGCTGGCACCAAATACTATCGCCGCTATACAGACTTTTTCGGTCGCAATGGTAAGAATGCATGGTCAATTGTCCGCACTGCTTTAAAAAATGTCGATACCTGGCGCGAAGAAATCCAAAACTGGCAAGCACCGATTCTGAAAGATACCAACTTGCCTGATTGGTTCAAGATGGCATTATTTAACGAATTATACCTGCTAACCGATGGTGCTGCTCTCTGGACGGCTGCATCGGAACTAGATCCAGTCGGTCAATTTGCCGTGTCGGAATGCATGGATTATCGCTGGTATGAAAGCTTAGACGTGCGCTTGTACGGTTCTTTTGGGTTATTGCACCTGTGGCCCAAGTTAGAAAAAGCGATTATGCTAGCTTATGCTCGTGCCATTCCCACTAGCGACGATACGCCTAGGATTATCGGCTATAACCAAGCCTCAGCCATTCGGAAAGCTGCTGACGCAACTCCCCACGACTTAGGCGCACCTAACGAACACCCCTGGGAAAAGACGAACTACACCAGCTATCAAGATTGCAACTTGTGGAAAGATTTGGGTTGCGATTTTGTCTTGCAGGTATATCGAGATTATTTGTTTACTGGGGCAAAGGATACCGAATTTCTGCAAGATTGTTGGGATGCAGTTGTTAAAGCCTTGGATTATCTCAAAAAATTCGATCTAGATAACGATGGCATTCCCGAAAACTCTGGCGCGCCAGATCAAACCTTCGACGATTGGCAACTCAAGGGAGTTAGCGCCTATTGTGGTGGGTTGTGGATTGCAGCCTTAGAAGCAGGAATTGCGATCGCTAACATTCTATTATCCCTCCCCGATGCACCTGAATCTATTAATGCAGAAATAGCTAAATATCAAACCTGGCTGGCACAATCTCGCCCTATATACCAAGAAAAGCTATGGAATGGCAAATATTACCGTTTAGATAGCGAAAGCGGAGTAGAAGTCGTGATGGCAGATCAACTGTGCGGACAATTCTACGCGCGCTTGCTGAACTTACCAGATGTCGTCCCCGAAGAATGCGCTAAATCTGCTCTAGAAACCGTATACGATGCTTGTTTCTTGAAGTTTCACGATGGTAAATACGGCGCGGCTAACGGCTTGCTTCCCGACGGTTCGCCACTCAACCCCAAAGCCACTCACCCCTTAGAAGTATGGACGGGAATTAACTTTGGGATTGCTGCATTTTTAATCCAGATGGGGATGAAATCTGAAGCGATGCAAATGACGGAAGCTGTAGTGAATCAAATATATGAAAATGGCTTGCAATTCCGCACTCCTGAA
Above is a genomic segment from Merismopedia glauca CCAP 1448/3 containing:
- a CDS encoding YlqD family protein — encoded protein: MDLSSSQLFLKRPVTIKAVVTPRWKEEAQQQLQGQINAIDGEMQQLDMQGNRAIAEIKKQSIQPPGPQVTQQIESIQGQVNERKSEMLEQKNQLLQQLQQVQVLEMNQEVNQGQIEGIFTVERGENLIQKMQVEVLLRDGVVEEIRGEL
- a CDS encoding nucleotidyltransferase domain-containing protein; translated protein: MMTNLKVLPKPLATNISSEGELFLCCVQTGLDPTINKRIQALVAGDIDWNHLLQIAEKHRLIQLLYCRLNTTCPQAVPPPVFRDLRGRFYANSRQNLVITNELSRLLDMFQERGIRVIPYKGTILANSVYGKLSLRQVYDIDLLVHQQDFHQSRELLISLGYLLKEKFDREHSFSHPDTKIEVDLHWGLTPFYFPLEIDFEAYWQRVQPVALFERSVFSFSAEDLLVILCIQIAKDCWEREQQIEHLAKVCDIAKLLETNKQLDWEQVIQQAVAIGAVRMLWFGLLLARNLFDATLPEEILVKIQADSTAIDLVEQVCASLFTDADDLSTPQKSLFDIKFRLKQLIFYLKMRERLADKSAHIWHILQTFSRI
- a CDS encoding SMP-30/gluconolactonase/LRE family protein, producing MLRVKKWIKDRFSINCLAAQSPNFYHLFPRNAQLKRIATGFKFTEGPIWFSEAQYLLFSDIPANQIFQMTADGGITIFRQPSGNSNGLTRDRQGRLIACEHSNRRVTRTEKDGSITVLADKFQGKKLNSPNDVIVKSDGSIYFTDPPYGIAADEQEQPIQGVYRLSPDGKQLSIVADDFKKPNGLAFSPDQKQLYIDDSERRHIRVFNILADGTLRGDRLFYDMNVPDVGLPDGMKVDVEGNIYCTGARGVWVFDPQGSHLGTIITPEIPANCAWGDSDRQTLYITAGTSIYKIRVNLPGVKVY
- a CDS encoding SDR family NAD(P)-dependent oxidoreductase — its product is MNFKERIKLALSILKDGVKPAKSVVHKSDLEPSLVIDNQLLSGKNVLITGAGKNIGKSIAIEMAKQGANIFFTDLNPQSCTELEQELASYQVESQGFVSDISKIEDINRLLNILHEQEIYIDILVNNVGIQLETKQIINLDLKEWYQTFNTNIFGPIYLTKNIAKMMMQNSRHGSIIFVTSIHQWITIGFPSYSSSKAALGMIIQELAVDLAPAGIRVNGIAPGLVAEDEEGKAKYHHYAPLHHTSINPCYIGRAAVYLASEYFSKFTTGSVIKIDAGVSSYSYCLVPISPE
- a CDS encoding glycosyltransferase family 2 protein is translated as MNKTDLVSVIIPVYNGDRYLKAAIESVLSQTYKSIEIIVVDDGSTDSSAEVAQSFTSLVRYYFQPNSGSGAARNYGIELALGEFIAFLDADDLWLEDKLAIQIAAFNSNPDFDIVMGQVKQFHSPELDETTKAKIYCPPELMPGNIPSAVLIKREAFTRVGQFHTNWEIGEFIDWYVRATELNLKTMMLPDLVTLRRLHTANKGVQQRQNVSQYVHIIKASLDRRRAAKQKLDN
- a CDS encoding glycosyltransferase: MNDRLVSVIIVVRNGDRYLRNAIESVLAQSYQPYEIIVVDGNSTDDTETIAKSYQQICYLRQTGAGIADAYNLGIDAAEGEFIAFLSHDDLWTQDKLTLQINYLLEHPDVQYTVARVKFFLEEGHAIPPGFREELLTGDRVGYIMETLVARKTLFSQIGKLNPNFSVAEDVDWFARANDRQVKNAALEQVLLHKRVHNTNLSLTSSVNNQNLLKLLKQSIERKRNLSRKKQDE
- a CDS encoding PqqD family protein, which gives rise to MSPTFRINSPKVVHETIEGEVVVVNLDRGDYYSLAKVGADIWDGIARGISQDNLITEISHRYDGSYEEIKASIDIFIEKLQLEKLIVLESANTAAIANNGTQETPSNTIKDKAKFEPPTLEKFTDMQDLLLLDPIHEVEETGWPNAKQ
- a CDS encoding GH116 family glycosyl hydrolase, yielding MIYPSPRPEIPASTWNRPIGLGWEKPYTVRYASNLDDGPWHGMPLGGFGAGCLGRSSRGDFNLWHIDGGEHIFRSLPACQFSVFERVGDEQPQAYALSTQAPEDGSLSQWQWYPDEGRGAMHCAPTGTYHALYPRSWFEYENVFQSQLTCEQYSPIWAHNYQESSYPVGVFEWTAHNPTDKPITISIMLSWQNTAGWFSNAIKTPQVKVRDDGSPEYEYQPRWGDSTGNLNQWIVDGFRVGCLCDRLRLGDDVEEGEGQWAIASIVNPSVEVFYHTRWNPQGNGSEVWDTFASDGSLADYQDETPAAPGEQIAGAIAIRFTIKPGKTRKIPFILAWDFPITEFAAGTKYYRRYTDFFGRNGKNAWSIVRTALKNVDTWREEIQNWQAPILKDTNLPDWFKMALFNELYLLTDGAALWTAASELDPVGQFAVSECMDYRWYESLDVRLYGSFGLLHLWPKLEKAIMLAYARAIPTSDDTPRIIGYNQASAIRKAADATPHDLGAPNEHPWEKTNYTSYQDCNLWKDLGCDFVLQVYRDYLFTGAKDTEFLQDCWDAVVKALDYLKKFDLDNDGIPENSGAPDQTFDDWQLKGVSAYCGGLWIAALEAGIAIANILLSLPDAPESINAEIAKYQTWLAQSRPIYQEKLWNGKYYRLDSESGVEVVMADQLCGQFYARLLNLPDVVPEECAKSALETVYDACFLKFHDGKYGAANGLLPDGSPLNPKATHPLEVWTGINFGIAAFLIQMGMKSEAMQMTEAVVNQIYENGLQFRTPEAITAAGTFRASHYLRAMAIWAVYLLFNGVKY